Below is a genomic region from Anguilla anguilla isolate fAngAng1 chromosome 18, fAngAng1.pri, whole genome shotgun sequence.
CCTGTGCATTTGTGGTGGTTTTCTGGGTGGGGCGCGCGTCCACATTATCAGCCCTGCACAGAGACCTAACACCACCTTACGCTTACTCAGCAGTGAACCCACTGCTGCAATGCTCACTTGCTGTACAGCATTCTTTCCTACTTTACAtctgagggaagaaaaaaaaaagcatgctgaCCAGGCAACTTTTGCTTTCAGCGCTTGAAAATGTTCCAGTTGTAATTTTGGTCAGttatatgtactgtaatttTATCATTACTGATCATCAGAATTCTGCAAGtgacatgaatgaaaaatagttgaaatgaaaaaagaatacttcttttttaaagaataaaaaatactaaaagCTATCGATGTGTCTTTTGAGAGCTTGAGGAATGCTCAAAGAATATTTAAAGCCTTAGCTAATAATTAGGTAACATAGAAATATACCCCACAATGAATAACTTGCATGTTTAGCAAGCACAACGCATTGCTTCCATTTTTAATATGGTCATTAAAAAGATATCACTGAAGCACAGAGAAGCTCAGTTCAAAATAATCaatcctatttttttttgttgtcattgtaGTCCCCAACAGCTTTTCCAAGTTTTATGGGAAAATTTAAGATCGTCACTCTTACACTCAGCACAAAGGGGATCACAGTTCCCCCTTCTGGTCCACAGGAGGATACACAAGGGACAAGTGTTTACTCAAACAATGCTGCTCTTTTCAAGCAGGTCACCTGTGGCCACTCTCCACTGGATTGCTGGGCATGAGTGTGAGACAGTACGTGCCTGTGGGATAATTTTGTGAGTATGCTTGGGATACGTGTGCTCATGAGTGACCAttgctgtgcatgtttgtgtgtgcgtgtgtgtgcgcatgcacctGTGAGGGTGTaagtgcgtgggtgtgtgtgtgtgcgtgtggctgtaatagtgtaagtgtgtgggtgtgtctgacCCTAAGGGACCGtgacgtttgtgtgtgtgtgtgtgtgtgcgtgtgtgtgcctgacaCATCGCCTGGGGTTCAGCCTTCAGTGTAATCCTCTTAAGCGCTGGTGACAGATTGTGCAGTCTGCGCTGAGAGGGGCAGGTCTGTTTGTGTCAGGATTCAGAGCTGGCAGGATCTCACTGGCAGTCAATAAGTCAGGGCTGCTCAGTGTTGCCCCTGCTGCTATTCTCAAACGCTACATGCTGGCtgtcacacacgctcacgcaaataaaaacgtaaacacacacacacacacacacacaaacacacacgcacacccacacacacacccacacacatgctcacacgcacacatgtacacacacaccatctatGTGCTAGAATGTACAGTAGGAGTCAGACTACCTTACCATGAAAGTCAGATAGCAAGaataacaacattaaaacaacatttcccAGGACTTCAACATAATCTACAATGAACAATTCCAGTCAAAATACTGACCAAAAGACATATCATTACTAGACTAATTTCCAATCGGAATTATATGGAAGGTCAGCAACCGAATAGCCGAACCGAATGATCACACAGGCAGACTGGCACGCTGGCAGACCTGACTGATAAAATCCCTCTGGGTGGGATACAAGGTCATGCTCTGTTTAGTGAAGTCCGGCTCATAGACGGTGGACTGAGGGTTTGTGTTCTCATGTGACACTTTACATGGTAGCCCATGGGTGTTAGGTTTGCAGAAAGCACTGACCTGAATATGAAACACTTTATAAATAGACCCTCCTGCTGTCATTTCAGCGTGGTTAACGCACAGGCCTCATTTCAATCACGTCTGCAATGGCCAGTCATGCGCTTGCGccttattacaaaataaaccaCCACTGTGATAATTACTCTGGTCCTCCTTGACCAGATGTTAACCTTTGAAAGTAATGACCTGCAAATCTGCTCGGTTTGAATACCCTGacaaacattaattttttttaaagatattccatgatacatacagtacatccacAAAATTTTTTCCCATGTATGCATGATTCTAAAAAATGACAGGCTTTAGTAATAATCTGTCAAATCATTACTGTAATCATTACAGCCAGTTTCCACTACAGGGCTGTGCAATATTGTTGGATTCGATTTGGCATAATAGATTGCGAAATAGTTTGTAATTAGTGCCGATCCAGCGAGATTAATAATATTAACGCATCATTGCTCAACCGCGGCCCAATCTTCTGTTGATAAAATTATATTGGTCATTTCTAATTCTGCAGATCTGAATGGTGATACATAATTGGGGTTTTACAATTCTGAAAACTGGCACATTGTGCTCACAGTATATTTGTTCAGCACATTCTACAGTGGGTTTCCTCAGTAAAGTTTTGCAATGATATTGTTTGTAAGTATAGTTTGCGATGCATTcaatgtatgtgcgtgtgtgtgtgtgtgtttgtctgttcatATTTTATGAATAGCAAGCACTTGAAAGACGTCAAATGATTGGTAATTGAAGCCAaccgcaccccctcccccaacctttCACTTCGAGTTCATAAAATAACATCTGAATAagctgatgctgctgctgctgatgatgatgatgatgatgatgaatttgCTGACGACTGTGATTTAGGATAAGCTGCATTCTCATTGGCTGACTCCAAGCAACCCCCTGCCCTGGGACCGACCACCCAAGTCCTGTTTTGACTTTGATAGGGCTGGCAGCTCTAAGAAAGTGAGCAATGCAtgatcctctctctctgtcatcacCTTCACCTTAAAGGAGGccttgtgtggttgtgtatgtacCCTCACCAAATaagcacttacacacaaacagaagcacaaaAACCTGTCTACTCACAGAAGAATGAAAACCTCTGAAATTCTATGgcatctccaccccccccctcccccaacacagtGCACCGTCAGTTAGATGACAGTGTGAGGGTCCAGCATCGTGACCAGTACCAGTTTTAACcatgacagccattttgatcAGAGAGAATCGTTTCTTTACCAGTCTAACACAGAGATTATGCAGAGGAACAGATTTACAGTTTCAGAGGATCATCCACCTGTCAATTGCTCAATTactgaggaaagaaaaaaacaacgaCTGTCTACACTCACCCCACACTGAAGCTTAGAAACAAAGTACCGGAAAGTTCCTCCCTGTGGAAAGTCCTTCTACCTCCAGCGCCTTCACACCAACACTACACTGCCAGCTCCCGGGGTGTCTTCTGTGGTCACAGCTAAAACGCGGTTGTTATTGCCTGTGTTATTACTGCGGGGAACACTTTCCCCCCCAGAGGCATCTATGTCGGAACTCAAGTCAGAGTGAGGAGGGGtcgagagggaggggggcgggacagAATTTGAGCcagagtggggggtgggggggctgcgTTAGATGGCGTCAGAAAGGACGGACGGGAATGCTGGAGCTGACAGCGTGACTGGCTGAGAGTCAGCTGGGAGGGACAGGGCCCTAGGTAACCCAGTAAACAAACACCCGGCCGCCCCTGCAAGGCCCGGATCTCCGCGGCTCACACCGCGCTCCGTCCCGACGCGGTGACACAGCATCTGGCACCTTGGGCTGCGTGCcgtccctctctcaccctccctaaCTTTCCGCCTCCTTCCTTCCGACTCAGTTTCCCCCATTCTATTTTCTTCCaaccctccctccgtctctctctcactctctctgatgTAACGCAGGAACCAGAAAGAGACACCGCACACCTTTATTCTAAATCAAAGAACAGCTCTTCTCAAaaaagcaacagagagagataaTAATATTCCCAAGAGATCGGTACACAAATAGCACAAATCTTACCAAAATACGCACTCCTTCTCAGACACAGAAAATCTACCAATCACCCCAAGTGAGTATAAGACGGTGTGTGCAGGACCGGGAGGTCAGTGATCCTGGGTAATAACTACTGGCTcaacacagagacaggaaataaCCACAGACAACCACCTGAGAGACATACATTTCTGAaccttcattaaaaatgcacattttatttaaagatcAGGATTATGCATTGGATGGTCAATGCAACCTTGACACAGTCATGATGCAATATTGCTGTGACTCTTTttttgcacacatatgcacacacaaacacacatgaaccTGCCAAGGtggcatatactgtatgactCTCAGCACCGCTATATTACAGGTTAACACAACAGAGTCCCCTCAGATCACAAACGGAATTGGGCTCAAGAAGAAAGTGATGCGGTTCCAGCCTTCGGGGTGTTCTCGCCAGTTCCCACAACCTGACCTAGTTCAGACTTTGTGGTGAGGTTGTGCACCTTATAACAGCGCTGTGGTGAGGCCATGCACCTTACGAAACTGTTGCATGAACATTGTGCTGAGTTGGTTCGGGCAGGCTACAGCAGATCAGGCACAAAATGAGAACCCTGTTCAAATGCAGCCTGACCTTGCACCCGGTCAGGCACCCTGAAATAATTACAGCTATCAGGCTCTCAAACGGCTGGCTGAACACCGATTCCAGCAAACCTTGCAATGGAATCACTGCTTGCAATATGTAAAGAAATCCGACACATCAGTGATGACGATCAGCTTTTAACTGAGCAACAAAGTCCCCCTAAAGATAATCATTTTGAATGCTCGCAGAATTGAAAccacacattttgtttattcttgGATTCCATTTTGTCGAATTGCTTGAAATATGTTATATTTAAAGCAGTCAGTCCAAAATAGTTGTTTACAGGAGAAAGAACAGACAGGCTGTCTAATGATCACAAGCTGGATGACTTCAGTTTCGATGCTTCTCgccaaaacacacagagaggaccTTCTGCCTGCTGTGTGCCGTTTCCTGCatgttctctcctcctctccctcatcctccggctctatccctccctctttctatctcttctggtctcctctcctccatttattctcttttctctccatcCTCATCTCACCCTACCACGGATCATCCCCCCTCGTTCGTTTACCCAGCTTTTCCCTCTCATTCTGCCGCCTTCactcctctctgcttccttccttcctcccctcccccttctctcacGCCGACTGTAGCAGCACAAACGCTCATTTCTGCCTCCGACGTCACCATcctaccaacacacacacacacacatacataatctCTCGCTCTCCGGCACAGGCAAGCAAATACCCACGGCAACCGCAGCTTGGCAACCGCAGCCCGGCAACCGCGCACCATAGCTCCCCCATCTCCTGCTCACTGTCCTCCTGCAGGCATGCATTTTCTCCCCCTCGTCTGACGGGATGCGCGCGGCGCTGCGCGCTGCAGGGCGCGCGCTGCATTACCTGGCTGCGCTGGACTCCGATGCAGCTCCCCATGCCTGTGTCCATACCTTCCTCAGGACTGGTGACTGTGCCGCTACAGGTCTGGCAGAAATACTCCCTGCAGAACTGCATCTCTACGCTGCCATGCCATCAGAGTCAGCcagcgctctgtgtgtgtgtgtgtgtgtgtgtgtgcgcgcgtgtgcctCTGACTAAGGAACACTCTCTACAGTGCCCAGGGAGCATACGTGCCTCGATGACATGTATGTACGCTCTGTTATATAAGCTCTGAATTACATAAATGATTAAAAGCAAAATATGTAATGCGAACTGAAAGGTTGCTCTCCCTGCATGGCTGCCCTATCATTGCGTGGATGAGTCTGTCATCAGAGAAATACAGCGTCGAAAAAACCGTTATCAAACAGTCACATAcacaggggcagagagagatagagaatgtgtgagtgagagagagaaaaagagagatagagagagagagagagagagagacacagagagacggTCTTAATGAACAACACTCACAGGCTGAAGAAGCCTGCATCACTGACTGTAGCTCTAGAATTAAACAGATGAGAAGACACATGTAAAAGAAATGATTCAAGAGCTAAAAATAGCaccgtaaaaaataaaataaaataataaaaaggaggGCAGCAGCACCTTCGGGGGTGTGATAAGATGCAGTGCATGTCTGCTGGCATCTCAGGGAAGAGGTGCAGTGCGTGCCCTCCTTTCCCCTGCCACAGTCTCCCCCGAGTTCCACCATTACTCGTGAATTTAACGCACGCTTCAACATACAGCGGTGCTCGATTTGTGTCGACACGAGGAGGTGTAGAAAAGCACTGAGGTCCGCTCTTTGACTGCGAGAGCGTGGAGCTGCTCTGACGGCCATTTTACAGCGAGGAGGCCTTCGCAGCACTTAATAAATTACTTCCACTGCCGAATGTTCCCACACCACAATCTAATTTGGCACCATTACGCTGTTAATCTGCTGTCAGGGCTCCTGGACCGAAGTGCTTCCAATAGGAAAATGAGCCACATTGAAAAGAAGCCCATTATTTTTCACAAGCCTCTAGGATGTGAATTCAGATGGAATAGCAGGGAAAATACAATATTAGAATTTTTAACAAGTGGTTTTACCCAGAGTAACTTAGACAAATGACACTATTGCTTAGAATCCATTTATAAGGCTGGATATTTCCTTGGCTAAGTTTTTCTTCCCCACTGTCACCTCTGGCTAGTTTTGAGGAGGTTTTAATGCTGAGGTGTACTGCGACATGTAACGTGACAAATTCTTTCCAAAATGCTATTTGCTATATTGACAAACGTTGATTTGTCCAACATTCTATCCTGAAATGAAGGAAGGGTGAGAAAGCAGACAAAAATAACACcctggttttattatttaattaaacattactAATATAGTCaacatatttcaacaaaaaaaagaaaaacagtttatgaaaatgaaatatttaaaaatgtacatctgCCCAACTAGAACAGGATGAcagctgaaatataaaaaaaaggtaGTTGGGTTTTAGCTCCTGGATAGAATGAGGGAGGGTAAAATGAAGGAGGCTGCCTGCGAGTTACAGTGACTGACCACCGATGCCACCAGCTCCCCAACCTTTCACACTGATTTGGGCACACACAGTGTTCCTGGTCTGGGCAGGTCTGGTCCTTATCTCAGCCCTCGAGGAGGCTCTTATAAAAGGTGCTAAAAGTCTGcgtttatataaataaaatgtaaaagtcaGGTCTCCTCCCAGCCCTCCGCAGGGTCACTCCACCGGCGTGCACGGGACGGGGGCACCGATCATGGCCTCCTTAATATCGAAGGCTTGGATGATTTCCTGAGGATGAAGATGCATGTGGCTGTTACTAGTGCAAATCTACAAAAGAAAAGAGGTACGTCTAAGAGGCGGAGGTATACTGAGGCAGGGATTACCTTCCAGTTGGCTTGGCTGAGGGATATTACACACTGCTGGCGACTGGAACTCCCTCCTGCCTCAGCTTCTCCCTGCTCCACTGGAGCTGCAgcgcgtgcatacacacacacacacacgcacacacacacacacacacacacacacacgcacacgcacacacacgcaaacagacacggacacgcacacacacacacgcacacacacgcaaacagacacgcacgcaaacagacacgcacacacacacatgcacgcacacacacacacacacacacacacacacgcaaacagacacggatacacacaaacacacacaatgtcaaACCCTAAACAGTTACTCAGGTTGCACAGTACTAAAAATTAGTGCAATaccaaaaattttaaatggtacTACACGGACATTTTGCAAAATTTGGTACTTCAGGAAAATGTGCCTGACATTGCGCGCTGTTGCAGTAAAATAATTGCTATCCATTGGGCGCTGAAAGTAAAATTCTGGCATTACTTTGCAAACAAAGCCAATGATAAAGGCAAACCGGACAGCATCACAGCGCCCATTTGAAAATAATGCTTATAAGGTTCTCAGAACAACACTAACAGTAATACATATCAAAAGCTACATGCGCCCAACATACTGTGGACACAAAAGCCCAAAATCGGCCCCTGCACAGGGAGCCTGTGGTGCCTTGCACAGGCAGTACGTACCGATGTAGGGGAGCTTATCTGTGTCCAGGTACATCCTGGCCAGGCCGTCCTGAGGGACAAGGAGAGAGACACTcagcacagcgccccctatctGCCCAGTCTGCAGCGTCCTCGTGCCGGAGTGCTACTCACCCTGATCAGGAAGGACACGTGGAAGATGTTCTCCACCGTTCTGGAGAAGGATCGGGGGTCGATGACGAACTCAAAATACGAAATCGGTGAATTGGCTGGAGAGCAAACAAAGGCAGAGGAAGGCACCGTTCAGTATTCAgtaagagaggaggagagcgccTGGGAGGAATCCTGAATGGGTGTGCATTTGCAACGCCCTTTTCAACTCACGGTCTTCTTGATGGTACTGCTGCAGatatcccagaatcctctccaCTTCCTTTTCCGTTGCTTCCTGGTGCGATTCATCCACTTTCTTAACCTGGGATTGATAGTAGAATCAAAATTTACCAGAGAATATAACCAATAAGCCGGTGGAGACAGGGGAAATCTGGaacagtaaaaaacaaaaaacaaaaaaaaacaaacggtcCGTTTGTTCACAGGCATatcgctgcacacacacacacacacacacacacagaaaaggacAGACCTGAGTGGGCATGATTCTCTTGACTTCCTTGTTCGGGgccttcctctgcctctccacACGTTGCCGTGGCGGTGGGGGTTCTGCCATAAAGGAGCCCAGCCTGTCGGAAAAAAAAGGCCAGACGCACGTCAGCTGTCAGCTGAACTGAGCCTCCGTAGCcttagcggggggggggggggggggggatactcACATGAAGCGGAAAGAGGGTGCAGTCCTGAAGCAGTCCTGCGCCTTCGCTCCCAGTCTCTGCCAGGCGTCCTGGGGCAGGTAGCCCCCCTCTTCATCGCTGTCTTCCTCCTCCAGCCGATTCAGCCCCATGAAGGTGagctgggggggcagggtcagAGCGAGCACTGAGAGAGCTTCTGCACTGAGCCTTTTACAGGGAAACAGGGACACTTCTCCCTCTCAACCGGACACAACCTGACATCCAGCTTTCCTTTACAGACAGAGGAGCTGCAATGGCTTTAGTGATCACGCTCAGTCTCACCAGGTGTTCAGCGTAGACAGAGGGGTCGAAGGTCGAGCCGTCAGCCTGCAGCTGGCAGGCCTTCTCCTTGCCCAGGTCAGTGGCCAGCACCAGGAACTGGGCGTCCAGCGCTGCTTCCCGGGCCTGCCGGACTGCACCGAGAATCGGGTCAGAGCTGCCATAACTGAACCACGAGCCAGACGCAACACAGGACACCACCGCAGATTCCTTAcactaaccagatggtcagcacCTGCGCTCCTTCTGTCTTCTCTACGTCCTAACGACACAACTACCAGACCTACACTGCATTAATGTTTATGGACATTAATGACTGCTGTGTCAAAGCATGCACTGTTCTTTGCAATAGCATTGCCCTTGGTTACAACCCTTTGCGAATATCCACAGGCAGAACCAAACTGGAACTGTCCATTGTCAATGGTCAACAGACAGAACTTTCAGCATTGAAAACATGGAGGTGGAACTGGTTAGTCTCTAAAATCTGCGACGAATGGGCAGAAAGCAGCAGGAGCTATTACGTGAAGCCTGGAAGCCCAGAACACAGCCAGAACCAATGAACATGGAACACTGAACTCTAACTAGGGAACGaaaaagagttctggaacaaactgGAGAACTTTGCAGAACATAAAATGACAGCACACAGAAAAGGGCTGAGAGAACATATATAACAAACCCTAAGGCTGAAAGGAAAGTATGAGAACACAGCCCATCACCCTGGAAAGGAACATAGAAGGAATAGGACGAATAGGACACCTTACCATTGTTAAATAGCTGGTCAGCCTGTTTTAAAACCTCAGTCAGTTTGTCGCTTGAGGGACATAGAATGTCCTCTCTATtttctgcaaacaaaacagcaaaaagcaCAAAAGAGTATGCACTAAAGAACTGCAGCAGAGTGGCAACTTATTTAATGTATGAGCTGAATTTCTATGGATTGAACTAACACGGGAATTTAAACTGTACACAGTTCATATCAAGTCCTATCACTTTGTATATGATTCACAACATGCCGGGTCGTATGGAACAGTGATCATACTGTGTATGGTGAACATACAGCAGGTTCACTGGGTTGTAGGCAGTTACTCAGAAGACCCACTCACGCTGCACTGAGTTGATGAGCTCCCGGTACCGGTGTCGGATGAGCCTCCTCTGGGCCGGGTCGTCATCCTCTTCCGGGACCTGCGACGATCGTCTTTGGTGTGACCCCACCTCGTCTTCGTCGCTCGTGTCCTCGTCCCTCTGCGAACGGCTTCGCCTCCCCGTCCCGTTCTGCTGAGGGGCCGGCGTACCCTGgcccccccgtcccgctctCCGGTTAGCCTCTGCCATTTCTTGCGCCAGTTCCCCAATTTCACTCACTCCTGTGCCTCGCTGGGTGAGAGACTGGATGTGTATCTGAAGACTGTCCTAGGgaaattcacacaaaacacTTCACCATGACTTAAGAATTTCATTTGAATCATTTTCCCCCTCCAAATATGTATTATGTTATTATGCTGTACACCTAGCTAGGATATTAAGCTGATGGCAGAAAAATATCTTATTTGAAAGGGGATACTATCTTCAGTACATACCAAACACTTGTTCTGCAACTCTGGAAAGCAGaacaactgaaattatttaGAAGCAAATAGCAAgcttattaaaacaaacaaattcattaaacaaattaaataggaaaataaatatataaactacaattcaataaaatgtcaGACAACTGGTTGGGTAACATGTCAATAACTCTTGTATGTGCAATATTCTTAGCAACGGATGGTCAAACTTCCCCCGGGTTCACTAAATATATCTTTAGCTCCTGTTGAATGTAACTATCGTTAAATTTAACTAATGTTAACTAACGATATTAAACCAGAAAACAACCCTATTTATCTAGCTAACTACGTTAGGCTTGCCATTTAGCCATAAGCATAAGATCcgtcaaacgacgactgaagactcacctcttcaggatgcacctctccccatccctccctacctccctgtagtctaaTTGACTATATAATCTTAGGGTTGtggctaggtaagctgtttatcctAGTTGAcatagttattgcacttgtgcctactcaaatattgcttgttttatttgcacagactgatttgttgctgtttttgttgtgttaatcagatgaACCTACAGGGTcgaagttaaactacgcggtcgttccctgcacttggaactgtacttccgtctagggttttcaacacacttgttcctggttttggttatacactttgttgtacgtcgctctggataagagcgtctgccaaatgtctgtaatgtaatgtaatccggAATTCACATCAAAACTAAGTATACCTTGCTATAGTATGCGCACGCACAAGTCAGTGGCTGAGACAACCAGCCAGCCGGCTACCTCGACTACATTAACATAGCGAGACACATCATTTCAAAGAGACTACTATCCACTTGCAAACTACTCAGGGTATACATCAATACTTATTGGAATATGTGCGCAAAAAGGTCATAAACTCACACATTGAGGTTCCTTGACTTTATCCAAAAATCCACACCCAGTGGCGCGAAACACTTCCCAACATTTGACGTCATTAGTATGGGACGGAAATAGCTGAAAGGCTGGTTCGCTTGAGAAAacgtttcatttgtttatttatttaagtttcaAATTATACTAAATTTTCAAGATAAAGAAATATTTGACAAACAGTTTACAAAATTCACATTTGAGCCGATCAACATTATTTAGCAGTCTATCCGGCAAACTTCATTACAAACTTTAATGTTAACTGTAGTCGTGTTTTCATGATTTCTCTCGCTTCATTTTTAAGCAAATGACAATATAGCGAATTATCGCCAATAACGTGTTAATGCAAATGTtgtgaagacaaaaatacagtGTAATTCGTAAATAGACTAGCCACctacaaatattaataaaagcTTATAGataaaatcattgaaaataGATATCACCATCAGTTACTTTGGATGACTTGAAAAGTAGATTTCAATGCtgtcaacataaaaaaaaaaacttggcacaGTGACTCCATTAACGTTACCGTCTTTTTTATGCAaatattcagttattttcatATAGAGCTACTCCTGTCACAGCGTGTCTCGGGACGGAAACTACAACCACCATGCGTTAGCTTGCAAACCACTGCTAGACGGAGATTATTAGAAATCGCATAGCTGCTCCAGATATGTATTCCATCGTTGAGATCAAAGGTGTCAAGTCAAAATACAGATGTGGCTACTGCGGATGCGGCATGGGGAAAGTTTCTTTCGGTAAGTGAAGAATTGTGTCAACGCCTACAGTTAATTGGTCAACGCACTACAGTTGGAGGTAGCCATCAGGTTGAAGAACTGCCAGCTAAGTGCAGCAAAGCAGATTGATGTAGCCTTGACTCGATTTATTAGCCGAATAGTGCTGCCAATTAACAAAATATGTCTAGGACGATTTGTTGCTTGTTCTAACTGCATGATACCTGGAATTGCTTCAACGTTATAGATTATTCCGTCTACTCCTGGGGTGCAGCACATTACACAGACGTCGGAAATACTAGAACCTGTCATTTTATATGCTACCAGatgatttattaaatttattttcaaaggacAAGCGGACAACAGGGTTTTACACCTTACGTGTTGCATTGCCAGAATATGAAACACGATGCAATATAAcaacctttttcttttatttatttttatcctggAACTGTCAGATCCGGTAAACAGCTATATATAGGCTAGCTCTTTCGATGCCTGTAAGTCCACCTAGGAACGACTGCTTACATTACACTCTTGCGGTGGTCAAGCAGATGATTCGGACAGCTTGAACAGAATTTGTATTAAACTTAGCTCCAATGTCTTGCCTTCACCTTGCTTTTACTGCGTCACCATAGATACGTCGTTGTTTAGGGAATGTATGCGCTTTTTATGCGTTTGCGTGTTTACTCCACGTCGTAAGAATTTTTGTAATTGCGCAGAAGTGACACGGGGCGGCGCAATAGACTACACTGTCTCtaccacgtttttttttctcggccTTGAGATTCTATGGTATGCGGAGGGGCGGTGTTCACTGGAAACATCGCCGGGTGGATGGAAACCTGTAATGTCACTAGACAAGACTAGAGAAAGATGGCAGCTGGTAACTCCTACACCATAGTGGAATATTTTGGTGGGGAAGATGGGTATGCTTGTGGCTATTGTAAAAGTGAAAAGGGAAATTTTTCACATGGTGAGTGCcaacctattttttatttttcagtgtatgtATGCAGAGCTGTTTTCAAAACTAAATTGGTAACCCAAATTAGACCCGTCGTCGCCTAGCTTAGTTGGCTAACGTTACAGTTTTACACTATTAGCTatctaacttagctagctatatttacGAAGGTTGGCTTATAGTTATGTTACTGGGAAAGATTCTGCGCTGGGTGACAATTTGCTAACTTTGGTAGTATGTGATGGTCGTGGAGCGAACAATAAAGGTGTGCTGGTCCCCTGAAAAAGTAACACTGGATGCCGGTCGATAATTTTtcgtagctagcttgctagttaaCTAGATAAATACTCTGCTAGTTGTTTTTAAAGGTAATAGTTTGTATTGTAGCTCCTATTTCCAATAGGTGTGGCGCtcgttctttt
It encodes:
- the nsmce4a gene encoding non-structural maintenance of chromosomes element 4 homolog A isoform X2 yields the protein MAEANRRAGRGGQGTPAPQQNGTGRRSRSQRDEDTSDEDEVGSHQRRSSQVPEEDDDPAQRRLIRHRYRELINSVQQNREDILCPSSDKLTEVLKQADQLFNNVRQAREAALDAQFLVLATDLGKEKACQLQADGSTFDPSVYAEHLLTFMGLNRLEEEDSDEEGGYLPQDAWQRLGAKAQDCFRTAPSFRFMLGSFMAEPPPPRQRVERQRKAPNKEVKRIMPTQVKKVDESHQEATEKEVERILGYLQQYHQEDPNSPISYFEFVIDPRSFSRTVENIFHVSFLIRDGLARMYLDTDKLPYIAPVEQGEAEAGGSSSRQQCVISLSQANWKEIIQAFDIKEAMIGAPVPCTPVE
- the nsmce4a gene encoding non-structural maintenance of chromosomes element 4 homolog A isoform X3 — translated: MQHVRCKTLLSACPLKINLINHLVAYKMTGSSISDVCVMCCTPGVDGIIYNVEAIPELQNKCLDSLQIHIQSLTQRGTGVSEIGELAQEMAEANRRAGRGGQGTPAPQQNGTGRRSRSQRDEDTSDEDEVGSHQRRSSQVPEEDDDPAQRRLIRHRYRELINSVQQNREDILCPSSDKLTEVLKQADQLFNNVRQAREAALDAQFLVLATDLGKEKACQLQADGSTFDPSVYAEHLLTFMGLNRLEEEDSDEEGGYLPQDAWQRLGAKAQDCFRTAPSFRFMLGSFMAEPPPPRQRVERQRKAPNKEVKRIMPTQVKKVDESHQEATEKEVERILGYLQQYHQEDPNSPISYFEFVIDPRSFSRTVENIFHVSFLIRDGLARMYLDTDKLPYIAPVEQGEAEAGGSSSRQQCVISLSQANWKEIIQAFDIKEAMIGAPVPCTPVE
- the nsmce4a gene encoding non-structural maintenance of chromosomes element 4 homolog A isoform X1, which gives rise to MTSNVGKCFAPLGVDFWIKSRNLNVLQIHIQSLTQRGTGVSEIGELAQEMAEANRRAGRGGQGTPAPQQNGTGRRSRSQRDEDTSDEDEVGSHQRRSSQVPEEDDDPAQRRLIRHRYRELINSVQQNREDILCPSSDKLTEVLKQADQLFNNVRQAREAALDAQFLVLATDLGKEKACQLQADGSTFDPSVYAEHLLTFMGLNRLEEEDSDEEGGYLPQDAWQRLGAKAQDCFRTAPSFRFMLGSFMAEPPPPRQRVERQRKAPNKEVKRIMPTQVKKVDESHQEATEKEVERILGYLQQYHQEDPNSPISYFEFVIDPRSFSRTVENIFHVSFLIRDGLARMYLDTDKLPYIAPVEQGEAEAGGSSSRQQCVISLSQANWKEIIQAFDIKEAMIGAPVPCTPVE